From Pulveribacter suum, a single genomic window includes:
- a CDS encoding 3-(methylthio)propionyl-CoA ligase: protein MLGLMQSQPLLISSLITFAERHHGDGEIVSRRVEGDIHRYTYRDLARRSRQLAGALDGVGLAQGERVASLAWNGYRHMEMYFGVSGSGRVLHTINPRLHPEQIAWIINHAEDQVLCFDTTFLPLVHAVHAKCPTVKKWVALCDADKLPQDSGIPGLQSYEAWIAGASPEYVWPQFDENCASSICYTSGTTGNPKAALYSHRSTVLHAYAAALPDVMCLSARDSVLPVVPMFHVNAWGIPYSAALTGCKLVFPGPAMDGKSIYELMEAEGVTYAAGVPTVWQMLLGHMRPAGLKFSTLKRTVIGGSACPPAMITAFQDEFGVEVLHAWGMTEMSPLGTLCTLKNKQLALPKDEQMKVLQKQGRAIFGVDMKIVDGEGRELPWDGKTFGDLLVRGPWILDSYYKGANPLVKDAQGQGWFPTGDVATIDADGFMHITDRSKDVIKSGGEWISSIDIENIAMAHPAVAMAACIGMPHPKWDERPIVAVTKKPGAEVTREQLLAFYEGKTAKWQIPDDVVFVDAIPLGATGKMLKTRLREQLADYQLPGL from the coding sequence ATGCTGGGCCTGATGCAGAGCCAACCATTGCTGATTTCGTCGCTAATCACCTTTGCCGAGAGGCACCACGGCGACGGGGAGATCGTCTCGCGCCGCGTGGAAGGGGACATTCACCGCTATACCTACCGCGACCTGGCGCGCCGCTCGCGCCAGCTGGCCGGTGCGCTGGACGGCGTGGGGCTGGCGCAGGGCGAGCGCGTCGCCTCGCTGGCCTGGAACGGCTACCGCCACATGGAGATGTACTTCGGCGTGTCCGGCTCCGGCCGCGTGCTGCACACCATCAACCCGCGCCTGCACCCCGAGCAGATCGCCTGGATCATCAACCATGCCGAAGACCAGGTGCTGTGCTTTGACACCACCTTCCTGCCGCTGGTGCACGCGGTGCATGCCAAGTGCCCCACGGTGAAGAAGTGGGTGGCGCTGTGCGACGCCGACAAGCTGCCCCAGGACAGCGGCATCCCCGGGCTGCAGAGCTACGAAGCCTGGATCGCCGGCGCCTCCCCCGAGTACGTCTGGCCGCAGTTCGACGAGAACTGTGCGTCCAGCATCTGCTACACCAGCGGCACCACGGGCAACCCCAAGGCCGCGCTGTACAGCCACCGCTCCACCGTGCTGCACGCCTACGCCGCGGCGTTGCCGGACGTGATGTGCCTGTCCGCGCGCGACTCCGTGCTGCCGGTGGTGCCCATGTTCCACGTCAACGCCTGGGGCATTCCGTATTCGGCCGCGCTCACCGGCTGCAAGCTGGTGTTTCCCGGTCCGGCCATGGACGGCAAGTCCATCTACGAGCTGATGGAGGCCGAGGGCGTGACCTACGCCGCCGGCGTGCCCACCGTGTGGCAGATGCTGCTGGGCCACATGCGCCCGGCGGGCCTGAAGTTCTCGACCTTGAAGCGCACCGTGATCGGCGGCTCGGCCTGCCCGCCGGCCATGATCACCGCCTTCCAGGACGAGTTTGGCGTGGAGGTGCTGCACGCCTGGGGCATGACCGAGATGAGCCCCCTGGGCACCCTGTGCACGCTCAAAAACAAGCAGCTGGCGCTGCCCAAGGATGAGCAGATGAAGGTGCTGCAAAAGCAGGGCCGGGCCATCTTCGGCGTGGACATGAAGATCGTGGATGGCGAAGGCCGCGAGCTGCCGTGGGATGGCAAGACCTTCGGCGACCTGCTGGTGCGCGGTCCCTGGATCCTGGACAGCTACTACAAGGGCGCCAATCCGCTGGTCAAGGACGCGCAGGGCCAGGGCTGGTTCCCCACGGGCGACGTGGCCACCATCGACGCCGACGGCTTCATGCACATCACCGACCGCAGCAAGGACGTGATCAAGTCCGGCGGCGAGTGGATCAGCTCCATCGACATCGAGAACATCGCCATGGCCCATCCGGCCGTGGCCATGGCGGCCTGTATCGGCATGCCGCACCCCAAGTGGGACGAGCGGCCCATCGTTGCGGTGACGAAGAAGCCGGGCGCCGAGGTGACGCGCGAGCAGCTGCTGGCCTTCTACGAGGGCAAGACCGCCAAGTGGCAGATCCCGGACGACGTGGTGTTTGTCGATGCCATCCCCCTGGGCGCCACCGGCAAGATGCTCAAGACGCGCCTGCGCGAGCAGCTGGCCGACTACCAGTTGCCCGGCCTGTGA
- a CDS encoding protein adenylyltransferase SelO, protein MTGPAPACDALRSPWQPQWQPGFAQLGPAFGRELPPRPLPEPYWVGTSDSAAALLGLPGGWQQSPALLQAFTGNALLPGSTPMASVYSGHQFGVWAGQLGDGRALLLGETAGQELQLKGSGLTPYSRMGDGRAVLRSSIREFLCSEAMHALGVPTTRALCVTGSPQLVQREQLETAAVVMRLAPSFVRFGHFEHFAARRQGAELRQLADYVITRYYPECQDAAEPGSRQHYAAFLQAVSERTARLLAHWQAVGFCHGVMNTDNMSILGLTLDYGPFQFMDAFDPGHICNHSDARGRYAFDRQPSVAWWNLHCLAEALMPLIDDAQAAEEALESYEAVFGDAFLALMRAKLGLRTPRDGDAALVQQLLVLLAAGRVDWTIFWRRLSHAAGRGDFAEVRDLFIDGAGFDAWLLPYQELLTQDGRALAADLMLKINPKFVLRNHLAEQAIAEAKLGRFGELQLLQTLLARPFDEHPGFEAHAGFPPDWASHITISCSS, encoded by the coding sequence ATGACCGGACCCGCCCCCGCCTGCGACGCCCTGCGCTCGCCGTGGCAGCCCCAGTGGCAGCCCGGCTTCGCGCAGCTCGGCCCCGCCTTTGGCCGCGAGCTGCCGCCCCGCCCCCTGCCCGAGCCCTATTGGGTAGGCACCAGCGACAGCGCCGCCGCGCTGCTCGGCCTGCCAGGCGGCTGGCAGCAATCCCCCGCCCTGCTGCAGGCCTTCACGGGCAACGCGCTGCTGCCGGGCAGCACGCCCATGGCCAGCGTCTATAGCGGCCACCAGTTCGGCGTGTGGGCCGGGCAGCTGGGCGATGGCCGCGCGCTGCTGCTGGGCGAGACGGCCGGGCAGGAGCTGCAGCTCAAGGGCAGCGGACTCACGCCGTACTCGCGCATGGGCGACGGCCGCGCCGTGCTGCGCTCGTCCATCCGCGAATTTTTGTGCAGCGAAGCCATGCACGCTCTGGGCGTGCCCACCACGCGGGCGCTGTGCGTGACGGGCTCGCCCCAGCTGGTGCAGCGCGAGCAGCTGGAAACAGCCGCTGTGGTCATGCGGCTGGCACCCAGCTTTGTGCGCTTCGGCCACTTCGAGCACTTCGCCGCCCGCCGCCAGGGGGCCGAGCTGCGCCAGCTGGCCGACTACGTCATCACCCGCTACTACCCCGAATGCCAGGACGCCGCCGAGCCCGGCAGCCGCCAGCACTACGCCGCCTTTTTGCAGGCCGTGAGCGAGCGCACCGCGCGCCTGCTGGCCCACTGGCAGGCGGTGGGCTTTTGCCACGGCGTGATGAACACGGACAACATGAGCATCCTGGGCCTGACGCTGGACTACGGGCCCTTCCAATTCATGGATGCGTTCGACCCCGGCCACATCTGCAACCACAGCGACGCGCGCGGCCGCTACGCCTTTGACCGCCAGCCCTCCGTGGCCTGGTGGAACCTGCACTGCCTGGCCGAGGCGCTGATGCCGCTGATCGACGACGCGCAGGCGGCCGAAGAGGCGCTGGAGAGCTATGAGGCGGTGTTCGGCGACGCCTTCCTGGCCCTGATGCGCGCCAAGCTGGGCCTGCGCACGCCGCGGGACGGCGACGCGGCGCTGGTGCAGCAGCTGCTGGTGCTGCTGGCCGCCGGCCGGGTGGACTGGACCATCTTCTGGCGCCGCCTGTCGCACGCCGCAGGCCGCGGCGACTTCGCCGAGGTGCGCGACCTCTTCATCGACGGCGCCGGCTTCGACGCCTGGCTGCTACCCTATCAGGAGCTGCTCACGCAGGACGGACGGGCGCTGGCGGCCGATTTGATGCTGAAAATCAACCCCAAGTTCGTGCTGCGCAACCACCTGGCCGAGCAGGCCATCGCCGAGGCGAAACTGGGCCGCTTCGGTGAACTCCAACTGCTGCAGACGCTGCTGGCGCGCCCGTTCGACGAGCATCCGGGCTTTGAGGCCCACGCCGGCTTTCCGCCCGATTGGGCTTCGCACATCACCATCAGCTGCTCCTCATGA
- the msrB gene encoding peptide-methionine (R)-S-oxide reductase MsrB, translating to MTYPIQKTDDQWQAHLQAQGAEPRAFDVTRRAATERPFTGKYEAHWADGSYHCICCGATLFDSGTKFDAGCGWPSFSQAVPGAIREIQDTSHGMVRTETVCAQCGAHLGHVFPDGPTPTGLRYCMNSASLAFEPPAP from the coding sequence ATGACCTACCCCATCCAGAAAACCGACGACCAGTGGCAGGCCCATCTGCAGGCCCAAGGCGCCGAGCCGCGTGCCTTTGACGTCACGCGCCGCGCCGCCACCGAGCGCCCCTTCACCGGCAAGTACGAGGCCCACTGGGCCGACGGCAGCTACCACTGCATCTGCTGCGGCGCCACATTGTTCGACTCGGGCACCAAGTTCGACGCCGGCTGCGGCTGGCCGAGCTTCTCGCAGGCCGTGCCCGGCGCGATCCGCGAGATCCAGGACACCAGCCACGGCATGGTGCGCACCGAGACGGTGTGTGCACAATGCGGCGCGCACCTGGGCCATGTCTTTCCCGACGGCCCGACCCCGACGGGGCTGCGCTATTGCATGAACTCCGCCTCGCTCGCCTTCGAGCCGCCCGCGCCATGA
- a CDS encoding septation protein A, with protein MKLLIDFFPIILFFAAFKLWGIYTATGVAIAATIAQIAYIRLRHGKVEPMQWLSLGVIVLFGGATLLAHSETFIKWKPTVLYWLMGGTLLLGQLLFRKNFIKSLMGAQIELPDAVWRQLNWGWAGFFSAMGVLNLWVAYHFDTDTWVNFKLFGGIGLMIAFVVAQALYLSRFIKEGEDHPRPEDAQP; from the coding sequence ATGAAACTGCTGATCGACTTCTTCCCCATCATCCTGTTCTTCGCGGCCTTCAAGCTGTGGGGCATCTACACAGCCACCGGCGTGGCCATTGCCGCCACCATCGCGCAGATCGCCTACATCCGCCTGCGCCACGGCAAAGTGGAGCCCATGCAGTGGCTCTCCTTGGGCGTGATCGTGCTGTTCGGCGGCGCCACGCTGCTGGCGCACAGCGAGACCTTCATCAAGTGGAAGCCCACGGTGTTGTACTGGCTGATGGGCGGCACGCTGCTGCTGGGCCAGCTGCTGTTTCGCAAGAACTTCATCAAGAGCCTGATGGGCGCGCAGATCGAGCTGCCCGACGCCGTGTGGCGCCAGCTCAACTGGGGCTGGGCGGGCTTTTTCAGCGCCATGGGCGTGCTGAACCTGTGGGTGGCCTATCACTTCGACACCGACACCTGGGTCAACTTCAAACTCTTTGGCGGCATCGGGCTCATGATCGCTTTCGTGGTCGCCCAGGCCCTGTACCTGAGCCGCTTCATCAAGGAGGGCGAGGACCATCCCCGCCCCGAGGACGCACAGCCGTGA
- a CDS encoding BolA family protein yields MQAHLQDKLEPTFLEVLDESWQHEGHPGANGTGFGTHFRVRVASPLFAGQRRVAQHRLVYDALQVFIDAGAHAIAIETL; encoded by the coding sequence ATGCAGGCCCACTTGCAGGACAAACTGGAGCCCACCTTCCTTGAGGTGCTGGACGAAAGCTGGCAGCACGAAGGCCACCCGGGCGCCAACGGCACGGGCTTTGGCACGCACTTTCGGGTGCGCGTGGCCTCGCCCCTTTTTGCCGGCCAGCGCCGCGTGGCGCAGCATCGCCTTGTGTATGATGCGCTGCAGGTTTTCATCGACGCTGGCGCCCACGCCATCGCTATTGAAACCCTCTAA
- a CDS encoding peptidylprolyl isomerase → MKQKLLSALVAAAVLGTMALPAGAQNIAIVNGKAIPKERAEALKQQVERSGRPVTPELEGQIKEEVIAREVFMQEAQKRGLEASADYKAQMELARQTILIRELFADYQKNNPVTDAEIQAEYDKFVAANAGKEYKASHILVEKEDEAKAIIAQLKKGGKFEDIAKKQSKDPGSGARGGDLDWANPSSYVPEFTEALVKLDKGKTTQTPVKSQFGWHVIRLDDVREAQLPKLDEVKPQVAQQLQQQKLMKFQEDLRAKAKVE, encoded by the coding sequence ATGAAGCAAAAGCTCCTGTCCGCCCTGGTGGCCGCAGCCGTGCTGGGCACGATGGCCCTGCCTGCCGGCGCGCAGAACATCGCCATCGTCAATGGCAAGGCCATCCCCAAGGAACGCGCCGAAGCACTGAAGCAGCAGGTCGAGCGCTCGGGCCGCCCTGTCACGCCGGAGCTGGAGGGTCAGATCAAGGAAGAAGTGATCGCCCGCGAAGTCTTCATGCAGGAAGCACAAAAGCGCGGCCTGGAAGCCTCTGCAGACTACAAGGCGCAGATGGAGCTGGCCCGCCAGACCATCCTGATCCGCGAGCTGTTCGCCGACTACCAGAAGAACAATCCCGTCACCGACGCCGAGATCCAGGCCGAATACGACAAGTTCGTGGCCGCCAACGCCGGCAAGGAATACAAGGCCAGCCACATCCTGGTCGAGAAGGAAGACGAGGCCAAGGCCATCATTGCGCAGCTCAAGAAGGGCGGCAAGTTCGAGGACATCGCCAAGAAGCAGTCCAAGGACCCAGGCTCCGGCGCCCGTGGCGGCGACCTGGACTGGGCCAATCCCAGCAGCTACGTGCCCGAGTTCACCGAGGCCCTGGTGAAGCTGGACAAGGGCAAGACCACGCAGACACCCGTCAAGAGCCAGTTTGGCTGGCACGTGATCCGTCTGGACGATGTGCGCGAGGCGCAGCTGCCCAAGCTGGACGAGGTCAAGCCGCAGGTCGCCCAGCAGCTGCAGCAGCAAAAGCTGATGAAGTTCCAGGAAGACCTGCGCGCCAAGGCCAAGGTCGAATAA
- a CDS encoding DUF1624 domain-containing protein, whose protein sequence is MTAYHFCFDLSHYGWWPQDFRSDPFWTLQRTAIVSLFLLCAGLGQAVAWQRSVGRARFARRWAQVAGCALLVTAGSWFMFPRSFIYFGVLHGMAVMLLVARATAGWRNAWLVLAGALALALPPLAAALLDGPLAPLAEAFNARGLNWLGFITRKPFTEDYVPVFPWLGVMWWGLALGKWLLARPLQPLARGVGRAGAPLVLLGRYSLSWYMLHQPVLIGGLLLWGALTR, encoded by the coding sequence ATGACGGCCTACCACTTCTGCTTTGACCTGAGCCACTACGGCTGGTGGCCGCAGGACTTTCGCAGCGACCCGTTCTGGACGCTGCAGCGCACGGCCATCGTCAGCCTGTTTCTGCTGTGCGCGGGACTGGGGCAGGCCGTGGCCTGGCAGCGCAGCGTGGGCCGCGCGCGCTTTGCCCGGCGCTGGGCGCAGGTGGCAGGCTGCGCGCTGCTGGTGACTGCAGGCTCATGGTTCATGTTCCCGCGCAGCTTCATCTACTTCGGCGTGCTGCACGGCATGGCGGTGATGCTGCTGGTGGCGCGGGCCACGGCCGGCTGGCGCAATGCCTGGCTGGTGCTGGCCGGCGCCCTGGCGCTGGCGTTGCCGCCATTGGCGGCCGCGTTGCTGGACGGGCCGCTGGCGCCGCTGGCCGAGGCGTTCAACGCCCGCGGGCTCAACTGGTTGGGCTTCATCACGCGCAAGCCATTCACCGAAGACTATGTGCCGGTCTTTCCCTGGCTGGGGGTGATGTGGTGGGGGCTGGCGCTGGGCAAGTGGCTGCTGGCGCGGCCGTTGCAGCCGCTGGCGCGGGGCGTCGGGCGTGCCGGTGCGCCGCTGGTGCTGCTGGGGCGCTACAGCCTGAGCTGGTACATGCTGCACCAGCCGGTGCTGATCGGCGGCCTGCTGCTGTGGGGTGCGCTCACGCGCTGA
- the aceA gene encoding isocitrate lyase: protein MPDSLNAQLSREQQIAALEKDWANNPRWKGVKRGYTAADVVRLRGSLQPEHTLAKRGAEKLWEKINGGSKKGYVNAFGAISAGQAMQQAKAGLEAVYLSGWQVAADGNTSETMYPDQSLYAYDSVPTMVRRINNTFKRADEIQWSRGVNPGDAEFIDYFLPIVADAEAGFGGVLNAFELMKNMIAAGASGVHFEDQLAAVKKCGHMGGKVLVPTQEACEKLISARFAADVMGVSTIVLARTDAEAANLITSDHDANDKPFLTGERTQEGFYRVKNGLEQSISRGVAYAPYADLVWCETGVPDIGFAREFAQAVHAACPGKLLSYNCSPSFNWKKNLNDSQIASFQEELSALGYKFQFITLAGIHINWFNTFQFAHAYARGEGMKHYVNMVQEPEFAAREKGYTFVSHQQEVGAGYFDDVTTVIQGGSSSVKALTGSTEEEQFH, encoded by the coding sequence ATGCCCGATTCCCTGAACGCCCAACTGAGCCGCGAGCAACAAATCGCCGCCCTGGAGAAAGACTGGGCCAACAACCCCCGCTGGAAGGGCGTCAAGCGCGGCTACACCGCTGCCGACGTGGTGCGCCTGCGCGGCAGCTTGCAGCCCGAGCACACGCTGGCCAAGCGCGGCGCCGAAAAGCTGTGGGAGAAGATCAACGGCGGCTCCAAGAAGGGCTATGTGAATGCCTTTGGCGCCATCAGCGCCGGCCAGGCCATGCAGCAGGCCAAGGCGGGCCTGGAGGCGGTGTACCTGTCGGGCTGGCAGGTCGCCGCTGACGGCAACACCTCCGAGACCATGTACCCCGACCAGTCGCTGTATGCGTATGACTCGGTGCCGACCATGGTGCGCCGCATCAACAACACCTTCAAGCGTGCCGACGAGATCCAGTGGAGCCGTGGCGTGAACCCCGGCGACGCCGAGTTCATCGACTACTTCCTGCCCATCGTGGCCGACGCCGAAGCCGGCTTCGGCGGCGTGCTCAACGCCTTCGAACTGATGAAGAACATGATCGCCGCCGGCGCCTCCGGCGTGCACTTCGAAGACCAGCTGGCCGCCGTCAAGAAGTGCGGCCACATGGGCGGCAAGGTGCTGGTGCCCACGCAGGAAGCCTGCGAGAAGCTGATCTCGGCGCGCTTTGCCGCCGACGTGATGGGCGTGTCCACCATCGTGCTGGCCCGCACCGATGCCGAGGCTGCCAACCTGATCACCAGCGACCACGACGCCAACGACAAGCCCTTCCTGACGGGCGAGCGCACGCAAGAAGGCTTCTACCGCGTCAAGAACGGCCTGGAGCAGTCCATCAGCCGCGGCGTGGCCTACGCACCCTACGCCGACTTGGTGTGGTGCGAGACCGGCGTGCCCGACATCGGCTTTGCCCGCGAGTTTGCCCAGGCCGTGCATGCCGCCTGCCCGGGCAAGCTGCTGTCGTACAACTGCTCGCCGTCGTTCAACTGGAAGAAGAACCTGAACGACAGCCAGATCGCCTCGTTCCAGGAGGAGCTGTCTGCGCTGGGCTACAAGTTCCAGTTCATCACGCTGGCCGGCATCCACATCAACTGGTTCAACACCTTCCAGTTTGCCCACGCCTACGCCCGCGGCGAAGGCATGAAGCACTACGTGAACATGGTGCAGGAGCCCGAGTTCGCCGCGCGCGAGAAGGGCTACACCTTCGTGAGCCACCAGCAGGAAGTGGGCGCAGGCTACTTCGACGATGTGACCACCGTGATCCAGGGCGGCTCGTCGTCCGTGAAGGCCCTGACGGGTTCCACCGAAGAAGAGCAGTTCCACTGA
- a CDS encoding DMT family transporter, whose protein sequence is MICASLQPLQALPVHTPSRPFAYLCLALSMSLVGSYVALSKPLAAAFPVFLLAWLRFGIGALAMAGWLRRPADEPPMTRQTRSLLFVQSLLGNFLFTICMIYGVSLTSATSAGVIMASIPACVAVMSWLFLRERVAARTWVAVACAVAGIALFALSKPELPAQTASALGAENTSNLAWLGYLLLVVASVCEGAYSVIGKKLTGALGPRRITSLINLWGFALATPLGLWFALRFDFGAVAPGMWLLLLFYALAACMWTVWLWMTGLKAVPAAQGGVFTVLLPISAALVGVAVLGERFTGMQLAAFGIALASVVLATLPSRLAWRVGRKGS, encoded by the coding sequence ATGATTTGCGCTTCGCTCCAGCCGCTGCAGGCCCTTCCCGTGCACACACCCAGCCGCCCCTTCGCCTACCTTTGCCTGGCCCTGAGCATGTCTCTCGTGGGCAGTTACGTGGCGCTGTCCAAGCCGCTGGCGGCCGCCTTTCCGGTGTTCCTGCTGGCCTGGCTGCGCTTTGGCATTGGCGCGCTGGCCATGGCGGGCTGGCTGCGCCGGCCGGCAGACGAGCCCCCCATGACGCGGCAGACCCGCAGCCTGCTATTTGTGCAATCGCTGCTGGGCAACTTTTTGTTCACCATCTGCATGATCTACGGCGTCAGCCTGACCAGCGCCACCTCGGCCGGGGTCATCATGGCGTCCATCCCGGCCTGCGTGGCGGTGATGAGCTGGCTGTTCCTGCGCGAGCGCGTGGCCGCCCGCACCTGGGTGGCCGTGGCCTGTGCAGTCGCCGGCATCGCCCTGTTCGCGCTATCAAAACCAGAGCTTCCAGCGCAGACTGCATCAGCCCTGGGGGCCGAAAATACTTCGAACCTGGCTTGGCTGGGTTACCTGCTGTTGGTGGTGGCTTCGGTCTGCGAGGGGGCGTATTCCGTCATCGGCAAGAAGCTGACCGGCGCCCTGGGCCCACGGCGCATCACCTCGCTCATCAACCTGTGGGGCTTTGCGCTGGCCACGCCGCTGGGGCTGTGGTTTGCGCTGCGCTTCGATTTCGGCGCCGTCGCGCCCGGCATGTGGCTGCTGCTGCTGTTTTACGCGCTGGCCGCCTGCATGTGGACGGTGTGGCTGTGGATGACCGGCCTGAAAGCCGTACCGGCCGCGCAGGGCGGCGTGTTCACGGTGCTGCTGCCCATCAGCGCGGCGCTGGTGGGCGTGGCCGTGCTGGGCGAGCGCTTCACCGGCATGCAGCTGGCGGCCTTCGGCATCGCGCTGGCCAGCGTGGTGCTGGCCACCCTGCCTTCGCGTCTGGCCTGGCGTGTGGGGCGGAAAGGCTCATGA
- a CDS encoding GIY-YIG nuclease family protein yields the protein MPVICRITYPNGKIYVGQDRTDDINYFGSASSALIAKDFDKQARRSFTVRRDILWEAESAAQQEVNARELAFILQQRANDPEVGYNQWPRLSAPRS from the coding sequence ATGCCAGTCATCTGCCGAATCACCTACCCGAACGGGAAGATCTATGTCGGTCAGGATCGAACTGACGACATCAACTATTTTGGTAGTGCCAGCAGCGCCCTGATTGCCAAGGATTTCGACAAGCAGGCGCGGCGCAGCTTCACGGTGCGACGTGACATATTGTGGGAAGCCGAATCCGCGGCACAGCAGGAAGTGAACGCCCGTGAGCTTGCTTTCATCCTGCAGCAGCGTGCCAACGATCCAGAGGTGGGCTACAACCAATGGCCGCGCCTGTCAGCGCCGCGGTCATGA
- the rraA gene encoding ribonuclease E activity regulator RraA, whose amino-acid sequence MTSAATPVPSTCDLCDAHRQSDGSDGFRVLPPGFHSYGGVPAFGGEVRTVRCFEDNTQVKAAVESPGRGCVLVVDGGASLRRALVGGNLAASAARNGWAGIVVNGCVRDAAELAAAQVGIRALGLVPMPTERRGEGQTGVAVLVQGVWVRPGDWLYADADGIVVSERAL is encoded by the coding sequence ATGACCTCCGCCGCCACCCCCGTTCCCAGCACCTGCGACCTGTGCGACGCGCATCGGCAAAGCGACGGCAGCGACGGCTTTCGCGTGCTGCCGCCGGGCTTTCACAGCTATGGCGGCGTGCCGGCCTTCGGCGGAGAGGTGCGCACGGTGCGCTGCTTTGAAGACAACACCCAGGTCAAGGCCGCCGTGGAGTCGCCCGGCCGCGGCTGCGTGCTGGTGGTGGACGGCGGCGCGTCGCTGCGCCGGGCGCTGGTCGGCGGCAACCTGGCCGCCAGCGCCGCGCGCAACGGCTGGGCCGGCATCGTGGTGAACGGCTGCGTGCGCGACGCGGCCGAGCTGGCCGCCGCGCAGGTCGGCATCCGCGCCCTGGGCCTGGTGCCCATGCCCACCGAGCGGCGCGGCGAAGGCCAGACCGGCGTGGCCGTGCTGGTGCAGGGCGTGTGGGTGCGCCCGGGCGACTGGCTCTATGCCGATGCCGACGGCATCGTGGTGAGCGAGCGGGCGCTGTAA
- a CDS encoding SWIB/MDM2 domain-containing protein, which yields MATAKNAPAAPAKKRTPNAAFMKPLTPSPALAAVVGSTPLPRTEIISKLWVYIKEHNLQDASNKRMINADAKLKEVFGKPQVSMFEMAGLIGKHVKS from the coding sequence ATGGCAACTGCAAAGAACGCACCCGCCGCTCCCGCCAAGAAGCGCACGCCCAACGCCGCCTTCATGAAGCCGCTGACCCCCAGCCCGGCGCTGGCGGCCGTGGTGGGCTCCACGCCCCTGCCGCGCACCGAGATCATCAGCAAGCTGTGGGTGTACATCAAGGAGCACAACCTGCAGGATGCAAGCAACAAGCGCATGATCAACGCCGACGCCAAGCTCAAGGAAGTGTTCGGCAAGCCCCAGGTCTCGATGTTCGAGATGGCGGGCCTGATCGGCAAGCACGTCAAGTCGTAA
- a CDS encoding (2Fe-2S)-binding protein, which yields MIVCVCHRVSDREIARHARAGMSFDEIQFELGVATQCGRCEDCARDVVAQCCASQPMAALRNEVAPSPSQLAPLLQEGNACKSSSLSPAA from the coding sequence ATGATCGTCTGCGTCTGCCACCGTGTTTCCGACCGTGAGATTGCACGCCATGCGCGGGCGGGAATGAGCTTTGACGAGATCCAGTTCGAACTCGGCGTCGCCACCCAGTGCGGGCGCTGCGAGGATTGCGCCCGCGACGTCGTGGCGCAGTGCTGCGCAAGCCAGCCGATGGCCGCGCTGCGCAACGAAGTGGCTCCCAGCCCCAGCCAGCTTGCCCCCCTCCTGCAGGAAGGCAACGCATGCAAGTCCTCTTCCCTCTCGCCGGCAGCCTGA
- a CDS encoding energy transducer TonB, whose translation MHLPERYGASPGLTGRTAAIAGSVLALHVAVLWALQAGLKRVEPPVVITPVQVLSEFLVAQPPTPPAPPAPPAPPKPAPVPPPPKPARPKPAAPKPQPAPAPLPLAVADPTPAPNAPVGATEPQPPAPPVVAPAPPAPPAPPAPPAPPAPPAVVQPSSSASHLNNPAPPYPAVSRRLGEQGVVMLNVLIGTDGLPQKVEVKKSSGFDRLDRQAVDTVLRWRFMPGTRSGVPEAMWFVQPIHFVLKQ comes from the coding sequence ATGCATTTGCCTGAACGATACGGTGCTTCGCCGGGGTTGACCGGCCGCACTGCCGCCATTGCTGGCTCGGTGCTGGCGCTGCACGTGGCGGTCCTGTGGGCGCTGCAGGCGGGGCTCAAGCGCGTCGAGCCGCCCGTCGTCATCACGCCGGTGCAGGTGCTCAGCGAATTTTTGGTGGCCCAGCCGCCCACGCCGCCTGCCCCGCCCGCGCCCCCTGCCCCGCCCAAGCCTGCGCCGGTGCCGCCGCCCCCAAAGCCCGCCCGGCCCAAGCCGGCGGCCCCGAAGCCGCAGCCTGCGCCCGCCCCCCTGCCCCTGGCTGTGGCCGACCCTACACCTGCGCCCAACGCCCCCGTGGGCGCGACCGAGCCGCAGCCGCCCGCGCCGCCCGTGGTGGCGCCGGCGCCACCCGCTCCGCCCGCCCCTCCTGCACCACCCGCGCCACCGGCGCCGCCCGCCGTCGTGCAGCCCTCCAGCAGCGCCAGCCACCTGAACAACCCCGCGCCGCCCTACCCCGCCGTCAGCCGACGCCTGGGCGAACAGGGGGTGGTCATGCTCAACGTGCTGATCGGCACCGACGGGCTGCCGCAGAAGGTGGAGGTGAAAAAATCCAGCGGCTTCGATCGCCTGGACCGCCAGGCGGTGGACACCGTGCTGCGCTGGCGCTTCATGCCCGGCACGCGCAGCGGCGTGCCCGAAGCCATGTGGTTCGTGCAGCCCATCCATTTCGTGCTCAAGCAGTGA